A genomic window from Lycium barbarum isolate Lr01 chromosome 4, ASM1917538v2, whole genome shotgun sequence includes:
- the LOC132635860 gene encoding clathrin interactor EPSIN 1-like isoform X2: protein MDFMKVFDQTVREIKREVNLKVLKVPEIEQKVLDATEDEPWGPHGTALAEIAQATKKFSECQMVMNVLWTRLTETGKSWRFVYKSLAVIEYLVAHGADRAVDDIIEHTYQISSLTSFEYVEPSGKDLGINVRKKAENIVALLNNKEKIQEVRSKAAANREKYVGVSSSGMTYKASSASFSSSGGFQSSERYGGFGNKSDGDSFKDSYNEKNRYDEHKVDQSTYKSKKGSSRYGSKVQETVSASGSKTIKKVGEPEKSSRPSQSSTVPSTDYEEDFDDFDPRGTSSSRNSNQVNLFEQNLLGDLLDAPTPAPTATSTVNTDPSEVDLFADAAFVSAKPKSETGVTSQSVRSEGDLFSDATFVSAKPQTETGVTSQTPKGVDLFATQPASSVAASTIDFFAAPDPVIQSDNRSSKPDQMNINIVDPFASVPLNTFDNSDPFGSFVSHKPAPMHDENATNGGSHEARDKVSKSSVEAKTPPKKDTFQVRSGIWADSLSRGLIDLNISAPKKVNLADVGIVGGLTDGSDEREKGPTSFYTSRAMGQGIGHGKSGFPSAATAGDDIFSSLNTQNYQFGSFQK, encoded by the exons ATGGATTTCATGAAGGTCTTCGATCAAACGGTCCGCGAAAT TAAGAGGGAGGTGAATTTGAAAGTGTTGAAAGTACCTGAGATCGAGCAGAAG GTATTGGATGCTACTGAAGATGAGCCCTGGGGCCCTCATGGTACTGCTTTGGCTGAGATAGCACAGGCCACAAAAAAATT CTCCGAGTGTCAGATGGTCATGAATGTGCTCTGGACAAGATTGACTGAAACTGGAAAGAGCTGGCGTTTTGTCTATAAG TCGTTGGCTGTTATAGAGTACTTGGTGGCGCACGGAGCTGACCGTGCAGTAGATGACATTATAGAACATACCTATCAGATCTCT TCTCTCACAAGTTTCGAGTACGTTGAGCCAAGTGGTAAGGATTTGGGAATTAATGTGAGGAAGAAGGCAGAAAATATTGTGGCACTATTGAATAACAAAGAGAAGATACAAGAGGTTAGGAGTAAAGCTGCTGCAAATCGTGAGAA GTACGTTGGGGTATCATCTTCGGGAATGACATATAAGGCAAGCTCTGCCTCTTTTAGTAGCAGTGGAGGCTTTCAGAGTAGTGAGCGATATGGAGGTTTTGGAAATAAAAGTGATGGTGATTCATTTAAGGATAGTTATAATGAAAAGAATCGATATGATGAACATAAGGTTGATCAAAGTACTTATAAGTCAAAGAAGGGATCTTCTCGCTATGGCAG CAAAGTTCAAGAAACTGTTTCTGCTAGTGGATCAAAGACGATAAAGAAGGTAGGTGAGCCTGAAAAATCTTCACGTCCTTCACAGAGCTCAACTGTACCGTCAACCGATTACGAGGAAGATTTTGACGATTTTGATCCTCGGGGTACTTCGAGTTCTA GGAATTCTAACCAAGTAAATCTATTTGAGCAAAATTTGCTTGGTGACCTATTGGATGCACCAACACCTGCTCCAACTGCTACATCTACAGTGAACACTGATCCATCAGAGGTTGATTTATTTGCTGATGCCGCTTTTGTATCAGCAAAACCAAAAAGTGAAACGGGTGTAACTTCCCAAAGTGTTCGATCAGAGGGTGATTTATTTTCTGATGCCACCTTTGTATCAGCAAAACCACAAACTGAAACGGGTGTAACTTCCCAAACTCCA AAGGGTGTGGATCTGTTTGCCACCCAGCCTGCCTCTTCAGTTGCAGCTTCAACAATAGATTTTTTTGCTGCCCCGGATCCAGTTATACAGTCTGATAACAGATCCTCAAAACCAGACCAGATGAATATTAACATTGTTGATCCATTTGCTTCAGTTCCACTAAATACTTTTGATAACTCTGACCCTTTTGGTTCATTTGTTTCTCATAAACCTGCACCTATGCACGATGAAAATGCTACCAATGGTGGGAGTCATGAGGCTCGTGACAAAGTCAGCAAATCGTCTGTTGAAGCTAAAACACCACCGAAGAAGGATACATTTCAAGTCAGATCTGGAATATGGGCTGATTCGTTGAGCCGTGGGCTGATTGATCTGAATATAAGTGCAC CCAAAAAGGTCAACCTGGCAGATGTTGGCATCGTGGGAGGATTGACTGATGGATCAGATGAGAGAGAAAAAGGGCCAACTTCTTTTTACACTAGCAGAGCAATGGGTCAAGGAATCGGGCATGGCAAATCCGGTTTTCCATCAGCAGCAACAGCTGGAGATGACATATTTTCAAGTCTCAACACACAAAACTATCAGTTTGGCAGCTTTCAGAAGTGA
- the LOC132635860 gene encoding clathrin interactor EPSIN 1-like isoform X3, which translates to MDFMKVFDQTVREIKREVNLKVLKVPEIEQKVLDATEDEPWGPHGTALAEIAQATKKFSECQMVMNVLWTRLTETGKSWRFVYKSLTSFEYVEPSGKDLGINVRKKAENIVALLNNKEKIQEVRSKAAANREKYVGVSSSGMTYKASSASFSSSGGFQSSERYGGFGNKSDGDSFKDSYNEKNRYDEHKVDQSTYKSKKGSSRYGSKVQETVSASGSKTIKKVGEPEKSSRPSQSSTVPSTDYEEDFDDFDPRGTSSSKPSAGNSNQVNLFEQNLLGDLLDAPTPAPTATSTVNTDPSEVDLFADAAFVSAKPKSETGVTSQSVRSEGDLFSDATFVSAKPQTETGVTSQTPKGVDLFATQPASSVAASTIDFFAAPDPVIQSDNRSSKPDQMNINIVDPFASVPLNTFDNSDPFGSFVSHKPAPMHDENATNGGSHEARDKVSKSSVEAKTPPKKDTFQVRSGIWADSLSRGLIDLNISAPKKVNLADVGIVGGLTDGSDEREKGPTSFYTSRAMGQGIGHGKSGFPSAATAGDDIFSSLNTQNYQFGSFQK; encoded by the exons ATGGATTTCATGAAGGTCTTCGATCAAACGGTCCGCGAAAT TAAGAGGGAGGTGAATTTGAAAGTGTTGAAAGTACCTGAGATCGAGCAGAAG GTATTGGATGCTACTGAAGATGAGCCCTGGGGCCCTCATGGTACTGCTTTGGCTGAGATAGCACAGGCCACAAAAAAATT CTCCGAGTGTCAGATGGTCATGAATGTGCTCTGGACAAGATTGACTGAAACTGGAAAGAGCTGGCGTTTTGTCTATAAG TCTCTCACAAGTTTCGAGTACGTTGAGCCAAGTGGTAAGGATTTGGGAATTAATGTGAGGAAGAAGGCAGAAAATATTGTGGCACTATTGAATAACAAAGAGAAGATACAAGAGGTTAGGAGTAAAGCTGCTGCAAATCGTGAGAA GTACGTTGGGGTATCATCTTCGGGAATGACATATAAGGCAAGCTCTGCCTCTTTTAGTAGCAGTGGAGGCTTTCAGAGTAGTGAGCGATATGGAGGTTTTGGAAATAAAAGTGATGGTGATTCATTTAAGGATAGTTATAATGAAAAGAATCGATATGATGAACATAAGGTTGATCAAAGTACTTATAAGTCAAAGAAGGGATCTTCTCGCTATGGCAG CAAAGTTCAAGAAACTGTTTCTGCTAGTGGATCAAAGACGATAAAGAAGGTAGGTGAGCCTGAAAAATCTTCACGTCCTTCACAGAGCTCAACTGTACCGTCAACCGATTACGAGGAAGATTTTGACGATTTTGATCCTCGGGGTACTTCGAGTTCTA AACCTTCTGCAGGGAATTCTAACCAAGTAAATCTATTTGAGCAAAATTTGCTTGGTGACCTATTGGATGCACCAACACCTGCTCCAACTGCTACATCTACAGTGAACACTGATCCATCAGAGGTTGATTTATTTGCTGATGCCGCTTTTGTATCAGCAAAACCAAAAAGTGAAACGGGTGTAACTTCCCAAAGTGTTCGATCAGAGGGTGATTTATTTTCTGATGCCACCTTTGTATCAGCAAAACCACAAACTGAAACGGGTGTAACTTCCCAAACTCCA AAGGGTGTGGATCTGTTTGCCACCCAGCCTGCCTCTTCAGTTGCAGCTTCAACAATAGATTTTTTTGCTGCCCCGGATCCAGTTATACAGTCTGATAACAGATCCTCAAAACCAGACCAGATGAATATTAACATTGTTGATCCATTTGCTTCAGTTCCACTAAATACTTTTGATAACTCTGACCCTTTTGGTTCATTTGTTTCTCATAAACCTGCACCTATGCACGATGAAAATGCTACCAATGGTGGGAGTCATGAGGCTCGTGACAAAGTCAGCAAATCGTCTGTTGAAGCTAAAACACCACCGAAGAAGGATACATTTCAAGTCAGATCTGGAATATGGGCTGATTCGTTGAGCCGTGGGCTGATTGATCTGAATATAAGTGCAC CCAAAAAGGTCAACCTGGCAGATGTTGGCATCGTGGGAGGATTGACTGATGGATCAGATGAGAGAGAAAAAGGGCCAACTTCTTTTTACACTAGCAGAGCAATGGGTCAAGGAATCGGGCATGGCAAATCCGGTTTTCCATCAGCAGCAACAGCTGGAGATGACATATTTTCAAGTCTCAACACACAAAACTATCAGTTTGGCAGCTTTCAGAAGTGA
- the LOC132635860 gene encoding clathrin interactor EPSIN 1-like isoform X1, translated as MDFMKVFDQTVREIKREVNLKVLKVPEIEQKVLDATEDEPWGPHGTALAEIAQATKKFSECQMVMNVLWTRLTETGKSWRFVYKSLAVIEYLVAHGADRAVDDIIEHTYQISSLTSFEYVEPSGKDLGINVRKKAENIVALLNNKEKIQEVRSKAAANREKYVGVSSSGMTYKASSASFSSSGGFQSSERYGGFGNKSDGDSFKDSYNEKNRYDEHKVDQSTYKSKKGSSRYGSKVQETVSASGSKTIKKVGEPEKSSRPSQSSTVPSTDYEEDFDDFDPRGTSSSKPSAGNSNQVNLFEQNLLGDLLDAPTPAPTATSTVNTDPSEVDLFADAAFVSAKPKSETGVTSQSVRSEGDLFSDATFVSAKPQTETGVTSQTPKGVDLFATQPASSVAASTIDFFAAPDPVIQSDNRSSKPDQMNINIVDPFASVPLNTFDNSDPFGSFVSHKPAPMHDENATNGGSHEARDKVSKSSVEAKTPPKKDTFQVRSGIWADSLSRGLIDLNISAPKKVNLADVGIVGGLTDGSDEREKGPTSFYTSRAMGQGIGHGKSGFPSAATAGDDIFSSLNTQNYQFGSFQK; from the exons ATGGATTTCATGAAGGTCTTCGATCAAACGGTCCGCGAAAT TAAGAGGGAGGTGAATTTGAAAGTGTTGAAAGTACCTGAGATCGAGCAGAAG GTATTGGATGCTACTGAAGATGAGCCCTGGGGCCCTCATGGTACTGCTTTGGCTGAGATAGCACAGGCCACAAAAAAATT CTCCGAGTGTCAGATGGTCATGAATGTGCTCTGGACAAGATTGACTGAAACTGGAAAGAGCTGGCGTTTTGTCTATAAG TCGTTGGCTGTTATAGAGTACTTGGTGGCGCACGGAGCTGACCGTGCAGTAGATGACATTATAGAACATACCTATCAGATCTCT TCTCTCACAAGTTTCGAGTACGTTGAGCCAAGTGGTAAGGATTTGGGAATTAATGTGAGGAAGAAGGCAGAAAATATTGTGGCACTATTGAATAACAAAGAGAAGATACAAGAGGTTAGGAGTAAAGCTGCTGCAAATCGTGAGAA GTACGTTGGGGTATCATCTTCGGGAATGACATATAAGGCAAGCTCTGCCTCTTTTAGTAGCAGTGGAGGCTTTCAGAGTAGTGAGCGATATGGAGGTTTTGGAAATAAAAGTGATGGTGATTCATTTAAGGATAGTTATAATGAAAAGAATCGATATGATGAACATAAGGTTGATCAAAGTACTTATAAGTCAAAGAAGGGATCTTCTCGCTATGGCAG CAAAGTTCAAGAAACTGTTTCTGCTAGTGGATCAAAGACGATAAAGAAGGTAGGTGAGCCTGAAAAATCTTCACGTCCTTCACAGAGCTCAACTGTACCGTCAACCGATTACGAGGAAGATTTTGACGATTTTGATCCTCGGGGTACTTCGAGTTCTA AACCTTCTGCAGGGAATTCTAACCAAGTAAATCTATTTGAGCAAAATTTGCTTGGTGACCTATTGGATGCACCAACACCTGCTCCAACTGCTACATCTACAGTGAACACTGATCCATCAGAGGTTGATTTATTTGCTGATGCCGCTTTTGTATCAGCAAAACCAAAAAGTGAAACGGGTGTAACTTCCCAAAGTGTTCGATCAGAGGGTGATTTATTTTCTGATGCCACCTTTGTATCAGCAAAACCACAAACTGAAACGGGTGTAACTTCCCAAACTCCA AAGGGTGTGGATCTGTTTGCCACCCAGCCTGCCTCTTCAGTTGCAGCTTCAACAATAGATTTTTTTGCTGCCCCGGATCCAGTTATACAGTCTGATAACAGATCCTCAAAACCAGACCAGATGAATATTAACATTGTTGATCCATTTGCTTCAGTTCCACTAAATACTTTTGATAACTCTGACCCTTTTGGTTCATTTGTTTCTCATAAACCTGCACCTATGCACGATGAAAATGCTACCAATGGTGGGAGTCATGAGGCTCGTGACAAAGTCAGCAAATCGTCTGTTGAAGCTAAAACACCACCGAAGAAGGATACATTTCAAGTCAGATCTGGAATATGGGCTGATTCGTTGAGCCGTGGGCTGATTGATCTGAATATAAGTGCAC CCAAAAAGGTCAACCTGGCAGATGTTGGCATCGTGGGAGGATTGACTGATGGATCAGATGAGAGAGAAAAAGGGCCAACTTCTTTTTACACTAGCAGAGCAATGGGTCAAGGAATCGGGCATGGCAAATCCGGTTTTCCATCAGCAGCAACAGCTGGAGATGACATATTTTCAAGTCTCAACACACAAAACTATCAGTTTGGCAGCTTTCAGAAGTGA